The following nucleotide sequence is from Pseudonocardia sp. C8.
CTCGTCGTACGCGGGGTGGTGCAGCACGACCGCCAGCCGCGCCCCGCCCGGCACCCTCAGCGGTGTCCCGGACCCGTCCTGCACGACGGTGTCGACGTAACGCACGTCCCAGCCGGCACCGACCGATCCGGCGATCTGGAACACCACCCGGTCCCAGCACTGGTGCTGCCCGGTACGGGTGGTGACGAGCGGCGAGGGGTTCATCGGCGCCGCGGTCTCGGGCAGCGATCCCCACGTCAGGTCGCACGCCGGGGTCGCGGCGCCGGCGGGTACCGCGGGGGTCAGCGCCGCGGCGCAGGCCAGCGCTGCGGCACCGAGTAGTCGAACGGTCCTGGTGGACATGGCGGTTGGTCCTCTCACGAGCGGTCACGGACTTGCATGCCGTGAGAGACGTCACAGGACGGTCGAGGTTGTCTCGGGTTTCCGGCGAGACGTGCGCGGGACCGCACCCGGCCCGGGACGATCTACGCTCGGGCGATGCTCCGTCGAGGGGTCCGGCTCGATCGGGTCGAGCTGGCTGAACCGGCGACCGTCACGCGGCTTCCCACGCGAACCCGTCGGGGTCGGTGAACGGACCGGCGGGGCCGGTCACCACGAGCCGGTGCGAACCGGTGCCGGCCGGGTCGACCCCGGCGTCCTTGGCGGCGGCACGCCGGCTGTAGAGGGCGAGCTTGATCGGCGATCCCTGGGTGTCGAACTCGACGTACTTGCTGCCGAAGCTCCGCGCGACGGGCAGGCCGTGCTCGACGTAGAACTGCTTGGTCGCCTTGACGTTCTCCACGCCCAGGAGGAGCACGACGTCGTCGATCTGCCGGGTGGCCGGGCCGGAGTCCTTCTTCGCCGACGACGCGATCTTCAGGATCGTCCCGTCCGGGGCCTGCACGACGCCGCCGTATCCCCAGAAGCTCTTGCCGACCGGCTTCAGCACGGTGGCCCCGGCGGTGAGCGCGGAGCCCACGAGGCCGTCCACGGTGCTCGGCTGGGCCACGACCAGCGAGAGCGTGAAGCCGCGGAAGCCCGAGGTCGGCGCGTCCGAGGCGCGCACGCGTACCACGTCGGCCAGCCCGAGGGCGTCGTAGAACGCGGCGGCCGACGCGGGGTCCGGAGCCTCGATGGTGACGGAGGTGATGGCGCTCATGGCGGCAGCTCCCTGGTGGGCGGCGTGGGCGGTGATGTCGGAGTTCGTCATGCCGTTCACGATGGCCGCTGGCGGGCACCGGGCGCTTCTCGATTCCTGACCGCTTGCCCGTCGGCCCGGGTGGGGGCGCGATCGCCAGTGGAACTGTCATAACGTGCATTATCGGCTCAACAGAGGAGCCGTGATCGACGGTCGTGGAGTGCAGCGCTCGCCTCACGAACGCTGCACTCCACAACGGGTGATCACCGCCCGAGGGCGCGCCGGATCGCGGCGACCGTCCGCGCCGGATGCTCGGTCACGTCGCGCCAGGTGAACCGCAGCAGCGTCCATCCGGCGGCGACCAGCGCGTTGCCCTTGGCGCGGTCCGCGGTGAACCGCTCCGGATCGGTGTGCCAGGCCCAGCCGTCGAGCTCGATCGCGACCCGCTCGGCCGGGAACGCGATGTCGATCTCGCGCCCGGCACCGGCGGGCAGGCCGCGGACGAACCCGGTCAGGCCCGCATCGCGCAGCAGCCGGATCAGGAGGCGTT
It contains:
- a CDS encoding glyoxalase, with protein sequence MSAITSVTIEAPDPASAAAFYDALGLADVVRVRASDAPTSGFRGFTLSLVVAQPSTVDGLVGSALTAGATVLKPVGKSFWGYGGVVQAPDGTILKIASSAKKDSGPATRQIDDVVLLLGVENVKATKQFYVEHGLPVARSFGSKYVEFDTQGSPIKLALYSRRAAAKDAGVDPAGTGSHRLVVTGPAGPFTDPDGFAWEAA